Within Portunus trituberculatus isolate SZX2019 chromosome 18, ASM1759143v1, whole genome shotgun sequence, the genomic segment TCCAGAATCACCCGCGATAAGCAAAAATAGGCAAAGTACAAACAGTCTTGATTAAAGTGATTCATCAGCATATTGtaatgtttttctatttatcaaaGCTTTCATAAGTCACCACACATTATAAAAAATCTTTTACATACTCTTAAACACACTTATAAACCTTTTCTAGATTCTTaacattttttaaatattcctTCAGCATGTCACTATTGTACTGCATCATTTCTAATCACTGGGTGGCATGAAaaattttctatctctctcaatATAGGCTATGCCTAGGCTGCTCTCCCCATTGAATTAAATCCCATTAAACCTTAAGTTCGCTATTCAATCATTCATTATCTGATCTGGTTTTCAGGAACCTAACCAAATCGTTAACTGGGGAAAACCTGTACATAATtaataaacttaaaaagaaatattgcatCAGATTAccaactgtcttttttttccaacaccgAAAAAGCAACGTACACAATTTATGGCaatgacagacagaaaaaggatACGTAATTGCTTCTTAAAATTCATAATTATCTTTTATGGATATGATGAAACTTGTCAGCAGGACAGCTACTGAAATGGCATAATTAACACTTACAACATCTAATAATTGTGAGAATGACATCAACTATTCACTACTAACTTGATAATTTTAGAGCATTTGCGAGCATCTCCCGACATTTCATCCGTGTGTCATTGGGCATGGATGAggaaggatagatggatggtCGGGCaccactgttgttgctgttgttggaattcttaacttctttcttatcttccttcttttccttcttttcttccttactctccttttcatcatctttcttgtCTGCAATACCAgaatatttatgtattcatgtaACATTTACATCAGCTACATCTGATATTACTATGACATGTTTTTCAATAATCTGCAAAATACTTGAGCAATATAGATGTGCTACCAGGAACAAATTTCTTCCAGTTCTTGATTAGTTGCTTTGCAGTAGAAATGACCTCCTCGTCAGATGAAGCTTTCCGCAGGGCATTCACAGTCATGCCAATGCGAGTTTTTGATAGcacctaaaacaacaacaaaaaatattgaaacaatGCACCAGTATAACATTCCCAGTCCAAGAAACAGGATCAGATGTTGACTGTATcaaggaaataagataaattaaGAGTTGTTGACTTTTATTTTCAGACATTGCTGGATAAGACTGAAAAAGAATTTAGTTATTAATGGaaatttcaaattttttttgcTAAAATGGATATCAAAGCATGCTAGATATGGGGCACACTTAACAATTTTCTGTAGAATATTGGGAAATTTGCTCAACTAAATTTATCATCAAAAAGTGTTAAATTGAAAATAATGTTGCTgctagtgctctctctctctctctctctcgctcacacacacacacacacacacacacactttacctgGAAGTTGATAGGGAGCCCTTGCAAAGTTTTAAGTATGTCCAAAGCCTGTGTTTGATCCTGCAACAAAGAAAACCTTAAAACTAGAATAAATATAGACTGGAGCGTATTAAAAGAAAGACTAGTAACTATCTTATCAGTACTATGATAATAGGTACACTAAAGTGCTGAATACAGGGTGGAGTTTAATATGATTGACCCAAAAATCAATTCCTTAAAAAACTTATACAGATGGCCTCAATCCACTCAATTCATCCTTAGACATTTCCTAACACTTTCAAATAttctatcacttttctcctctgaTGTATTCATTTCCTAAACCTAAAGCACTTGCCCTCATCATACATCCAGAACAACTTACTGTTTTATTCCCACTTTAGTCTTTTCAACTTGGGACTAATTATGCAGAATAGttcattttgtatatatatatatatatatatatatatatatatatatatatatatatatatatatatatatatatatatatatatatatatatatatatatatatatatatatatatatatatatatatatggcgttCTCTCAATATACGCGTCCCGCCAGTTctcctcgattcccggctcccattTCGCAGGTCTTCTGCCTaactgatttgacgtcacataatatgaagccacgctatttcTAGTCGTGAGGTAATATTACTATGTTGTGAGCACGTCAGTAAGCCTGCGGTCATGCCTTGGCTTCGCTAGTACTGCCACTTTTAGGTAGGCGCGGCTAAAGGTTACTCTCGCTCAGTATCTAACTGTTGCATTGttcaatccttcaccaccattCAATACTGTGTTGGAACTTTATGAATATAATGTAACAAGAAAGACTTGCCTCCCTCGCCCGCTACAGGCTTTACAACTCTGCACCTGGGGCCACAGGACTTCCCATGCACCACTACAACTAACAATAAGCTCCAATTCCTCATTTCTAAAGGTTAGCACCAACTCATCCTCACCCCATCGCTGGCAGTCATCTTATCCAGCTTCTTCTTGATCCTGAGCACCTCCTCCTCGCATCCCATAGTGACGGTAGGAAGGTCCAGTCAGGGGTGGATCAAGGTGGCAGCGTGATGGTGCCGAGGGACGCCGCCGTACACTGCTGCTGAGCTGTTGCTGTCTGAACAGTGGCGCCAGACTTCCAATAACAGCCCAAACTAGCCCAAGTAAGAAAATGTTTTAATTTACTAAatcatcttcactattctatttgTAAAGATTATTTACTTACACTATGAACAGCAACGTTACACTACAAATATATTTACTACTTAGATTATTATACACTGCTCAGCTAAGAGAAAGGACGGTCATTTAACTGAAGGAATTTTCTGATATAGTGTCTAACAAGTTccatttgcatatatatatatatatatatatatatatatatatatatatatatatatatatatatatatatatatatatatatatatatatatatataatcgatTTCCTTTATCTCAcagttaaacaaaaaaaatttactTTCTGGCTGATGTAATGAATACCAgtcatgtagataactttagcAAACGTAGCTTTATTTTCTAGGTAGGTAAATGGTCCATTGAACCTCATTCTTGCCAGAccaacaccccctccccccGCCTGATGATACCATTAATTATTGCTATATGTATATAATTAAAATCATAATTAGCACATGTCACCATCCATTCCTATACAATTAGGAAAATATCATACGGCTTTCAGGAGTAATGTAAGACGGTGGTGTGTCTGATGCAGTCTATTGCCCGATGCCCATACGTGGTAGCGGAAAAGCTGTTGTAGTATTGCTGCGCGCCCTTGTTGTGGACTCGTGGAAGCGATCGAAGATAGGCAGTTTGCAATGACTGTCTTTCCTTTCACGACTTATATCATGGGAAGAAAGATTGTCAGTATTCAATATGTAGCGTTCATAATTACTATAGGGTGATTATATAACTTCTAGGTACAGATATTGATAAAACGTAAAAATGTGTATATCAATTGTCAAGATAGCCCAAATGAATACCGACAAAGTGGCGTTTGTAACACTGATTTGAAGGCTACATCTAGCAAACTTTTTAATAAAATCTATACTGCAGAAGATAGATTGTTTAGCTTCACTGTTGATGtacaattttcttacttttatatcTCCTTGAAACATTGGGCTAATGATACAATACttcgaaaataagaaaatggggaaaataaTTTGTAAGGaactatattatatatattttttctactaaATAAGACCACACTTGTTTTCGTTTTAATTTTCCCGAAGTGAAGAAAACTGTTACCTTGCAGATTCAATTAATTATTCCTTGTCAGAATCAATCACAGGCCTTTATAAATGGACAGGGAGAATGGGAAACCCGAGATAAACAATTGGCGGCCCCGACAACCGTTAGTCCTCGCGGGAAGGTTGCGAAGAATACGGACTGCTTACCAAACTGGTGTCCCTGTTCTGATCATTTCCAGAGACACGCGTGAACCATGGCAGAAAACGCAGAGACCGAGGAATCGGGAATATCGATGGTTGAGGTactacaggaagaggaagagaggcagttGAATGCGGCAGCTGTCTTGGGAGCTGCTGACGACACCCGCTGCACATACGACCAGGTGAGGCAGGAATCACCGTAATTTTATCCCatgatgctggtgatggtgtATCCGAGTGCTACTTTAATTTAGTAATCTATATCATACCTCTGTGTAATGTGGAATGGCGGTGACCCACTTGATAATTTTGATGATTAGGTAGTGTTGGAACAAAGGAGTTTGAAGTCTTACCATTGAGATGGTCACCAATAAACATTTGATTCAATGAATTTTTCAAAATTAGCTGTGACTTAGTTATATTGTTGAATAGTTATAAATAAAGTGGAATATTTGCACTTTCTATCCATTTGTTAGTGATCTGTTGTTTCTCATAAGTGGTTTGGCTGGTTTAGGTTACTGTTTATGTTGTCCAGTTGCATCCTACTCTGGGTTGTCTTTTTTGCACAGTTATCTGTCAGAGCGAGGAGTTGTGGGTGGTAAGTTATCTTAATTTGTCTTGGAATTTGAAAGAAGCTGTTAAAGTATTACAGCAAGGGGTCAAGCATGCACTGCAAATCTCCATTTACACCAGTTATATCTAATCTTTATAATAGGTCTAGCCTTGTCCATATTTTGAAGAATTTGTAGAAGTGTCTGCACTGTCTTAATACACACGTCCAACCCGCTCTCCTCGATTCCCGGCTTCCActttgcagctcctccacccagctgatttgacatcACGTTTACGAAGCCACGCTCTTGGAcaacaagggaaagagagagaagagataataaatggaggaataggATTAAAActggagacaaagaaaaattggataataaatggaggaaatggaaatagaacTGGATGATGGGAATAATAAAGGAATATCacaagaagtagaaagaaaaatagataataaatagtagaataggaggaaattgTGATGAAAATCcgataatgaataaggaaataggaggaaatgataataaaacagtggatagaaagaaaattggataacGGGCAAGGGAATAGGATAACGaataaggaaataggaggaaatggtaatAAGGATGATAACGAATAAAGGAATAGGAGGGAATGGTAATGAGAATATAGTAATGagcttttttattatcatttcctcctatttccttattcattatcatattttcattaccatttcctcctattccaccaattgttatccatttttctttttgtctcgtGTTATTCCTTTGTTATTCCCATCtatcctgttttatttccatttctgccatttattatccatttttctttctttcctattttaatccccacttccatttataatctcttctctctttcctttgttgtcCAATAgcatggcttcatatatgtgacatgAAATCAGCTGGGTAGAGGAGCTGTGAAGGGAGAGCTGGGAATCAAGGAGAGCGGGCGAGACATGTATATTAAGACATTGCTGAAGTGTCCTCTATTGATGTTGTCTTACCAATGACACTATCAAACCTTGTCTATAGCTGTAAAGGGTCTTCCTTAAGGACACTAACTTTACTTAACCATATACTTTAATAAGAAGTGGAAGGTCCTGGGCTTGATTGGtctaacttttccttatctGGAAAGGATACTGGCATTACTGAGAGTTCAGCACTAAATTGATTTTGGCATAACATTATCTAGGCTTAAGAAATGAACACCCAGGTTGTCTTGCCTATAGAACTGCATAATAGAATCCTAGTATTTAAGCTTACTTTCACTGTACTCAGATACCTTTGTGACGTTGGCATGCTTCATTCCTTATTTAACACGTTCCTTCTGATATGACTCGCTAGTGGCTCATCTGTAACTATCTCCTGGTGCGATGCAACCCACCAGTGGGTCATAAAACAATTTTCATATATATCACATTTCAGTCTTACTATGAATAGAAATTGGATTATATAGTAAGATTGCAATAAACAGTAGGTGTAGGAGGGCATAATAAACACTGATTGATAAATAATGTGAAGCTTATTTAGTTTTTAATGTTAtacaaattatatgaaaaatggtctttttgtttttatattttctttttaatacatgtaaaaaaaaaaactatattatcttgcatttttttttttttttccttcagaagaACATGAAACCTTTCTATAACAAACAATTGAAACAGATATCACAAATGGACTTTCCTTGACAAGcttcaatgatttttttattgatttttattttttcctgatattatttggacaaattgtaaaaaaaactgCCTTTAGTGATCTTTTtgaattgcatatatatatatatatatatatatatatatatatatatatatatatatatatatatatatatatttatatttatttatttatttatttatataaacataagtaaagaaataaagtagaataaataagaaaatatctgctataaaaaataactg encodes:
- the LOC123505630 gene encoding transcription elongation factor S-II-like isoform X3; the protein is MGCEEEVLRIKKKLDKMTASDGDQTQALDILKTLQGLPINFQVLSKTRIGMTVNALRKASSDEEVISTAKQLIKNWKKFVPDKKDDEKESKEEKKEKKEDKKEVKNSNNSNNSGARPSIYPSSSMPNDTRMKCREMLANALKLSSVDDPIDTIDNLAEQIEEAIFQEFGKPEAAYKNRLRSRIYNLKDSKNPQLRENVLRGAITPQKMAVMTSEVENLIWNALDQEYSRFWIFQTFGIDSSSLTMGIVF